In Chitinivibrionales bacterium, the following are encoded in one genomic region:
- a CDS encoding PBP1A family penicillin-binding protein: MNQTAETVVQQAGPMRGKRLTIVVLALVFALSCGATASAWFLYRMYQTLPTLDQLENIEPPLSSKVLGRDGTLIHEFSIEKRSWVPLAEIPQHLVNAVIAIEDRKYYSHWGVDLKRIIGAMFVNIRRRHAAQGASTITQQLARNVYLSSKTSMIRKVREAMTAIQIEQFYTKRQILELYLNQVYLGAGVYGMEAASQCYFSKHVSKLTLNECAVLAGIIQLPERYRPDRPSNLKNTLARRDQVLKSMVSMRFLDNASAAGVMKEGLPSNPKSDVSERAPYFVEMVRKYCEQKYGDDLLYNGGLTIYTTLDPAAQDSIDKAKVPHLDTLQRKMNAYFLDRSNICRKLKIKRDFFIKHFDSVYAANKTACEALPDSLRLRIVQTALVAMDVKTGAILSLLGGRNFLESKFNRAVQSVRQPGSAFKPIVYTAAIDHGFTPASVVLDQPITLMTPQGEWRPENFDGKFRGPVTVRTALEHSLNLVAIQVLLQVTGDTVVNYARRMGLKQRMEPVPSLAVGSCEVMPMELLDAYAIFPNKGVRVEPYYVERVIDKNGNVLEEHQTMSTKVLSPQTAYMMCDLLQGVVRRGTGAAIPGMGFPRPSGGKTGTSNDYSDAWFVGFTPQIACAVWVGMDERRSFGYGVTGALGAIPLYVKAMIALHRNIKPENFEKPDSIVSLKICPVSHKVATPYCPQPYDECFIEGTQPGDCDMHGPGKVKNADMMNMFGPKEKAQEKVPPKKRLMF, from the coding sequence ATGAACCAGACGGCAGAAACCGTTGTTCAGCAGGCCGGCCCCATGCGAGGGAAGAGGCTTACGATTGTTGTCCTGGCCCTGGTTTTTGCCCTTTCGTGCGGAGCGACCGCAAGTGCATGGTTTCTCTACCGCATGTACCAGACCCTGCCCACGCTCGACCAGCTTGAGAACATCGAGCCGCCGCTGTCGAGCAAGGTGCTCGGCAGGGACGGCACGCTCATCCATGAATTTTCCATCGAGAAGCGCTCATGGGTGCCGCTCGCGGAAATACCCCAGCATCTCGTCAACGCGGTGATCGCCATCGAGGACCGGAAGTATTACAGCCATTGGGGGGTTGACTTAAAGAGAATCATCGGCGCCATGTTCGTCAACATCCGCAGGAGGCACGCCGCGCAGGGCGCGTCCACGATCACCCAGCAGCTCGCCCGCAACGTGTACCTGTCGTCGAAGACCTCCATGATACGCAAGGTGCGCGAGGCCATGACCGCAATCCAGATCGAGCAGTTTTACACGAAGCGGCAGATCCTCGAATTATATCTGAACCAGGTGTACCTCGGCGCCGGCGTCTATGGCATGGAAGCCGCGAGCCAGTGTTACTTCAGCAAGCACGTTTCGAAGCTCACCCTTAACGAATGCGCGGTGCTTGCGGGCATCATCCAGCTGCCCGAGCGGTACCGGCCCGACCGGCCCTCCAACCTCAAGAACACGCTCGCCCGGCGCGACCAGGTGCTCAAATCAATGGTGTCAATGCGTTTTCTGGACAACGCATCGGCCGCCGGCGTCATGAAGGAGGGGCTGCCGTCCAATCCGAAGAGCGACGTTTCCGAACGCGCCCCGTATTTCGTGGAAATGGTGCGCAAGTACTGCGAGCAGAAATACGGCGACGACCTTTTATACAACGGCGGTCTTACCATCTACACGACGCTCGACCCTGCGGCGCAGGATTCCATCGACAAGGCAAAGGTGCCGCACCTCGACACGCTTCAGCGCAAGATGAACGCGTATTTCCTCGACCGTTCGAACATCTGCCGCAAGCTTAAAATCAAGAGGGACTTTTTCATCAAGCACTTCGATTCGGTGTACGCCGCGAACAAGACGGCGTGCGAGGCCCTGCCCGATTCCCTGCGCCTGCGCATCGTGCAGACCGCGCTCGTCGCCATGGATGTGAAGACCGGCGCCATCCTGTCGCTCCTGGGCGGCCGCAATTTCCTCGAAAGCAAGTTCAACCGCGCGGTGCAGTCGGTGCGGCAGCCGGGCTCGGCGTTCAAGCCCATCGTGTACACGGCGGCCATCGACCACGGTTTCACGCCCGCGAGCGTGGTGCTTGACCAGCCCATCACGCTCATGACGCCGCAGGGCGAGTGGCGCCCTGAAAACTTCGACGGCAAGTTCCGCGGCCCCGTGACGGTGCGCACCGCGCTCGAACATTCCCTCAACCTCGTGGCCATCCAGGTTCTTCTGCAGGTGACCGGCGACACCGTGGTCAATTACGCGCGAAGGATGGGACTCAAGCAGCGCATGGAGCCGGTGCCGTCGCTCGCCGTCGGTTCGTGCGAAGTGATGCCCATGGAGCTGCTCGACGCCTATGCCATTTTCCCCAACAAGGGCGTGCGCGTGGAGCCGTACTACGTGGAGCGCGTGATTGACAAAAACGGAAACGTCCTCGAGGAGCACCAGACCATGTCAACTAAGGTGCTGTCGCCGCAAACCGCCTACATGATGTGCGACCTGCTCCAGGGCGTGGTGCGCAGGGGAACGGGCGCGGCGATCCCGGGTATGGGGTTCCCCCGTCCCTCAGGCGGAAAGACGGGCACGTCAAACGATTATTCCGACGCCTGGTTTGTGGGCTTCACCCCGCAGATCGCCTGCGCGGTGTGGGTGGGCATGGACGAGCGGCGTTCATTCGGCTACGGCGTGACCGGCGCGCTCGGCGCGATCCCCCTTTATGTCAAGGCGATGATCGCCCTGCACCGCAACATCAAGCCCGAGAACTTCGAAAAGCCCGACAGCATCGTCAGCCTCAAGATATGCCCCGTGTCGCACAAGGTCGCGACGCCATACTGCCCCCAGCCTTACGACGAATGTTTCATCGAGGGCACGCAGCCCGGGGATTGCGACATGCACGGCCCGGGAAAGGTAAAAAATGCCGACATGATGAACATGTTCGGGCCGAAAGAGAAGGCGCAGGAGAAGGTGCCGCCGAAGAAGCGATTAATGTTTTAG
- the uvrC gene encoding excinuclease ABC subunit UvrC, with product MPEKDLIDSLDRFPESPGVYLMKDAAGVILYIGKAVNLKSRVRSYFLDTHEDRPHIPFMLARLHHVDWIATNTEAEALILEANLIRKHKPKFNIDLKDDKHYPYLKITVNEPFPRLLVVRRAENDGARYFGPYTDARAMRRLVQFAKRIFRIRDCNKELPLKKPARPCVNWGIGRCSGACASKISQEEYRSNVDMVIRFFSGKRKDLIRELQERMELLSSTMHFESAANVRDQIRLIRDASKLQQVDFAAPDLDCDVFGVYKGDRSMCLAALHVREGLLMSARSFAFDRAAFEASGAGVETLLLQFYLDAGQEPPPEVLIHEAAAADPRLVQKALAAQFGAQASVTVPQKGPKADLAAMAVKNARLYLMQKLPPNALDDLADLQALLCLPRFPHVIEAFDISNLGETNAVAGMVRFKDGQPDKSGYRRYKIKTVNGQNDFAMMMEVVGRRINRQKEEGQRFADLYLIDGGLGQLHAAMQPLAGVEKAPMVVALAKQEEIVYSPYCKEPARLAATHPVRKFLERVRDEVHRFAITYHRTLRGHRIGVSALQSVPGMGKKRVVELLRHFGSLKRVKEASVDEIAGVKGIPAKLAMEIKRFLKDIDKQE from the coding sequence ATGCCGGAAAAAGATTTAATTGATTCCCTCGACCGCTTCCCCGAAAGTCCCGGCGTCTATCTCATGAAAGACGCAGCGGGCGTTATTCTCTATATCGGGAAAGCCGTCAACCTGAAAAGCCGGGTGCGGTCGTACTTTCTTGACACGCACGAAGACCGGCCGCATATCCCGTTCATGCTGGCGCGGCTGCACCACGTGGACTGGATCGCGACGAACACCGAGGCCGAGGCGCTCATCCTCGAGGCGAACCTGATCCGCAAGCACAAGCCGAAGTTCAACATAGACCTCAAGGACGACAAGCATTATCCGTATCTCAAGATCACGGTGAACGAGCCGTTCCCGCGCCTGCTCGTGGTGCGCAGGGCGGAAAACGACGGCGCGCGGTATTTCGGGCCCTACACCGACGCGCGTGCCATGCGCAGGCTCGTGCAGTTTGCGAAAAGGATATTCAGGATTCGGGACTGCAACAAGGAACTGCCGCTCAAGAAACCGGCGCGCCCGTGCGTGAACTGGGGCATCGGCCGGTGCAGCGGCGCTTGCGCCTCAAAAATTTCCCAGGAGGAGTACCGTTCAAACGTTGACATGGTGATACGGTTCTTTTCCGGAAAGCGCAAGGACCTCATTCGGGAATTGCAGGAAAGAATGGAGCTCTTGTCTTCAACGATGCATTTCGAATCCGCCGCCAATGTCCGCGACCAGATACGGCTCATCAGGGACGCCTCAAAGCTCCAGCAGGTGGATTTCGCGGCCCCGGACCTCGACTGCGACGTGTTCGGCGTTTACAAAGGAGACCGTTCCATGTGTCTGGCGGCCCTGCACGTCCGCGAGGGGCTGCTTATGTCGGCGCGGAGCTTCGCCTTTGATCGGGCCGCGTTCGAGGCGTCGGGGGCGGGCGTGGAAACGCTTCTGCTGCAGTTTTACCTTGACGCCGGCCAGGAGCCTCCCCCTGAGGTGCTTATTCACGAAGCGGCGGCGGCGGACCCGCGTCTGGTGCAGAAGGCGCTGGCGGCGCAGTTCGGCGCTCAGGCGAGCGTGACCGTGCCGCAAAAGGGGCCAAAGGCGGACCTGGCGGCGATGGCGGTGAAAAACGCGCGCCTTTACCTGATGCAAAAGCTTCCCCCTAACGCGCTTGACGATCTTGCCGATCTCCAGGCGCTTCTGTGCCTGCCGCGGTTCCCGCATGTCATCGAGGCGTTCGACATCTCGAACCTGGGCGAGACGAACGCCGTGGCGGGAATGGTGCGGTTCAAGGACGGCCAGCCCGACAAATCGGGATATCGCAGGTATAAAATCAAAACCGTGAACGGCCAAAACGATTTCGCCATGATGATGGAAGTGGTGGGCCGCAGGATCAATCGCCAGAAAGAAGAGGGACAGCGGTTCGCCGATTTGTATCTCATCGACGGCGGGCTTGGGCAGCTCCACGCGGCCATGCAGCCGCTTGCGGGAGTGGAAAAGGCGCCTATGGTCGTGGCACTGGCAAAGCAGGAAGAAATAGTTTATTCTCCTTATTGTAAAGAACCGGCGCGCCTGGCGGCAACCCACCCGGTGCGGAAATTCCTCGAGCGCGTGCGCGACGAGGTCCACCGGTTCGCCATCACCTATCACCGCACCCTTCGCGGCCATCGCATCGGCGTTTCGGCGCTGCAGTCGGTGCCGGGAATGGGGAAAAAGCGGGTGGTGGAGCTTTTAAGGCATTTCGGATCGTTGAAAAGGGTAAAAGAAGCGAGCGTTGATGAAATCGCGGGAGTAAAAGGGATTCCGGCAAAGTTGGCGATGGAGATAAAGAGGTTTCTGAAGGATATTGATAAACAAGAATGA
- a CDS encoding polysaccharide deacetylase family protein — MARLLTAALLALLLLSCNDPFLPVISPTDAPLVVITFDDADESIYSYSYRLMRQTDTTWAATHFFPNSYLGAQGNVTLDQEREMEAGGWESGGHGSAHINLTSVPPDTAAAMLKASHDFLVQNGLAHESFAWASGEYNDTVKSLALSYFVNIRSAHDYYYLDGVDRTELGYFAVKSGFTTDDITVRIEDAKRLGSPLVIIGFHVIQPDTAPPLPVYWCKESAFRGFLQYLKSQHLRPMTVREAMRILKGS; from the coding sequence ATGGCTCGCCTTCTGACCGCTGCCCTACTCGCGTTGCTGCTTTTGTCCTGCAACGACCCGTTTTTGCCGGTCATCTCCCCGACCGACGCACCGCTGGTCGTCATCACTTTTGACGATGCTGATGAGTCAATCTATTCTTACAGTTACCGGCTGATGCGCCAAACGGACACCACGTGGGCGGCAACGCATTTTTTCCCCAACAGCTATCTCGGCGCGCAGGGCAACGTGACGCTTGACCAGGAGCGCGAGATGGAGGCGGGCGGCTGGGAAAGCGGCGGGCACGGCTCGGCACACATCAACCTTACCTCGGTGCCGCCCGACACCGCCGCTGCCATGCTGAAGGCGAGCCATGATTTTCTCGTACAAAACGGCCTTGCGCACGAAAGTTTCGCCTGGGCTTCGGGCGAGTACAACGACACGGTCAAATCCCTTGCACTCTCTTATTTTGTCAATATCCGCTCCGCGCACGATTATTACTACCTCGACGGTGTCGACCGCACCGAGCTCGGCTACTTCGCGGTGAAAAGCGGCTTTACCACCGACGACATCACGGTGCGCATCGAGGATGCGAAACGCCTCGGGTCGCCGCTCGTGATCATCGGTTTCCACGTTATCCAGCCCGACACGGCGCCGCCCCTTCCGGTGTACTGGTGCAAGGAATCGGCGTTCAGGGGATTTTTGCAGTATTTAAAAAGCCAACACCTCAGGCCGATGACGGTGCGAGAGGCAATGAGAATTCTTAAAGGATCATAA
- a CDS encoding DUF6036 family nucleotidyltransferase translates to MTTQRDFEELLTLFEKNNVRYMIVGGYAVAFHGHPRFTKDIDIFFLGSEENIDKVIKSLIDFGFSKTSISHKLLGKKGNIVQFGVVPARVDLLNTLPGITFKKAEQNTLRGPFGETWVNFIGRNDLIKNKKASGRPQDIADAAILKKRRKSSK, encoded by the coding sequence ATGACTACCCAGCGAGATTTCGAAGAGTTGTTAACGTTGTTCGAGAAAAATAACGTCCGCTACATGATCGTGGGCGGCTATGCCGTTGCCTTTCACGGTCATCCACGGTTTACAAAGGATATTGACATTTTCTTCCTCGGTTCTGAAGAAAATATTGATAAAGTAATAAAATCTTTGATCGATTTCGGGTTTTCCAAGACTTCAATCTCCCATAAGCTTCTCGGAAAAAAAGGAAATATCGTTCAGTTCGGGGTTGTGCCGGCCAGGGTTGATCTTTTAAATACGCTGCCGGGCATTACCTTCAAGAAGGCCGAACAAAACACCCTGCGCGGGCCCTTTGGCGAAACGTGGGTGAATTTCATCGGGAGAAACGACCTTATTAAAAACAAAAAAGCGTCCGGGAGGCCGCAGGATATCGCCGATGCGGCAATCCTTAAGAAAAGACGAAAATCATCAAAATGA
- a CDS encoding STAS domain-containing protein, which yields MKCHEVVKCSKEAREACFVWNSFRDNPQDMDNVKCWVLKGAYQDESGQQLKKCRQCAYYLSMNRDTGIMSASDAEIAMVTCDGMINLERTKALEKVWETLKQHNRFKVILDLTRVKNIYSSGLGAIVKMQKDITAAKGLLVVVAGDGHIADLFISSRISRILRIVKTSMEARDIFEQIKKKETEAEQKAEAAARAAAEKAALAAAEAAKPKERPACYVYFKNHNPKNATTCDECSKKIKPTGQPCWIVDGMIEGISFQYVEEECEECPYFMEFGGAQEL from the coding sequence GTGAAATGCCATGAAGTCGTAAAATGCTCAAAGGAAGCGCGCGAAGCCTGTTTTGTCTGGAACAGCTTCCGCGACAATCCGCAGGACATGGACAATGTCAAGTGCTGGGTGCTCAAAGGCGCCTACCAGGACGAGTCGGGCCAGCAGCTCAAGAAGTGCAGGCAATGCGCCTATTACCTCTCGATGAACCGTGATACGGGCATCATGTCCGCCTCGGACGCGGAAATCGCAATGGTCACCTGCGACGGGATGATCAACTTAGAAAGAACCAAGGCGCTGGAAAAGGTTTGGGAAACCCTCAAGCAACACAACCGGTTCAAGGTTATTCTCGATTTAACCCGCGTTAAAAACATTTATTCGAGCGGGCTCGGCGCGATCGTCAAAATGCAGAAGGACATCACCGCCGCAAAGGGACTCCTCGTGGTGGTCGCCGGCGACGGACACATCGCCGACTTGTTTATCTCGTCAAGGATTTCTCGCATCCTCCGCATTGTAAAGACTTCAATGGAGGCCCGCGACATTTTCGAACAGATCAAGAAAAAAGAAACCGAGGCCGAGCAGAAGGCGGAGGCCGCGGCGCGGGCCGCAGCAGAAAAGGCGGCGCTTGCGGCAGCCGAGGCGGCCAAGCCCAAGGAACGACCCGCGTGCTACGTGTATTTTAAAAATCATAATCCAAAGAACGCCACCACCTGCGACGAATGCTCCAAAAAGATCAAACCCACGGGCCAACCCTGCTGGATCGTAGACGGCATGATCGAGGGCATCTCCTTCCAGTACGTTGAAGAAGAATGCGAGGAATGCCCGTATTTCATGGAGTTCGGCGGCGCGCAGGAGCTTTAA
- the dprA gene encoding DNA-processing protein DprA, protein MDVPRETTAAWLALNSIKGVGPVHAKELVEKYGSPVSLFEGEGRAALIRCAAAFSKEAVEPRAFLDAAEKLLDEIDRAGIAVLTLESQGYPPLLREIYAPPPVLFVKGRLDSFTRHACGVVGTRKMSQYGRSATASIVKRLAEKQVAIVSGLALGIDTVAHQTCLDSGGVTIAVLGCGLDRVYPAANKKLFDRIAENGALVSEFDLGSLPEAFHFPRRNRIIAGLSAGVLVVEAPRKSGSLITANYALQQGRDVFAVPGSIFSAASDGTFSLLKSGAIPVMSGDDIIENMQHLRMPGVSDVKAPHEGLNLAMPLELLSPAETEIFSCIEAEPLRLDAIAEKAGRAIPELFDILLNLELKGHIRQVSGQQFVRA, encoded by the coding sequence ATGGATGTTCCGAGGGAGACAACGGCGGCATGGCTCGCCCTTAATTCGATAAAAGGGGTGGGTCCGGTGCACGCCAAGGAACTCGTGGAGAAATACGGCTCGCCGGTTTCTTTATTTGAAGGTGAAGGCAGGGCGGCGCTGATCCGCTGCGCGGCGGCCTTCTCGAAGGAGGCCGTGGAGCCCCGGGCGTTCCTTGATGCCGCGGAAAAGCTGCTTGATGAAATTGACCGGGCCGGCATCGCGGTGCTCACGCTTGAGAGCCAGGGGTATCCGCCGCTGTTGCGGGAGATCTACGCGCCGCCGCCAGTGCTGTTTGTCAAGGGCAGGCTCGACAGTTTCACGCGGCACGCGTGCGGGGTGGTGGGCACGCGGAAGATGAGCCAGTACGGCAGGAGCGCAACGGCCTCGATCGTGAAGCGGCTGGCGGAGAAGCAGGTCGCCATCGTGAGCGGGCTTGCGCTCGGCATCGACACCGTGGCGCACCAGACCTGCCTCGACAGTGGCGGCGTCACCATCGCGGTGCTGGGATGCGGGCTCGACCGGGTGTATCCGGCAGCGAACAAAAAGCTTTTCGACCGCATCGCGGAAAACGGCGCGCTGGTGTCGGAGTTCGACCTGGGCTCGCTGCCCGAGGCGTTTCACTTTCCCCGGCGCAACCGGATCATCGCCGGTCTTTCGGCCGGCGTGCTCGTGGTGGAGGCGCCCCGGAAGAGCGGCAGCCTCATCACGGCGAATTACGCGCTGCAGCAGGGGAGGGACGTGTTCGCGGTGCCGGGATCCATTTTTTCGGCCGCCAGCGACGGCACCTTTTCCCTGCTTAAAAGCGGGGCCATCCCGGTGATGAGCGGCGACGACATCATCGAGAACATGCAGCACCTCAGGATGCCGGGAGTCTCTGATGTCAAGGCGCCGCACGAGGGGCTCAACCTTGCCATGCCGCTCGAGCTTCTGTCGCCGGCCGAGACGGAGATCTTCTCCTGCATCGAGGCGGAGCCGCTGCGGCTCGACGCGATCGCCGAAAAAGCGGGACGCGCCATTCCCGAGCTGTTCGACATCCTGCTGAACCTCGAGCTCAAGGGCCATATCCGGCAGGTTTCGGGCCAGCAGTTTGTGCGGGCGTAG
- a CDS encoding septum formation initiator family protein translates to MLKKKIKIKKVGRWIVLAAAALAAYSLFFGRASLVKIYHSFLDVKKKERALVQEHRDIDTLKVQNKKLEKDTAYMEKIAREKLGMARKDEKVYKFIQEPK, encoded by the coding sequence ATGCTTAAAAAGAAAATCAAAATCAAGAAAGTCGGCAGGTGGATCGTGCTTGCGGCCGCGGCGCTTGCGGCGTATTCGCTGTTTTTCGGCAGGGCCAGCCTGGTGAAGATCTACCATTCTTTCCTTGATGTCAAGAAAAAGGAGCGCGCGCTCGTTCAGGAACACCGGGACATCGATACCCTGAAGGTGCAGAATAAAAAGCTCGAAAAAGACACCGCCTACATGGAAAAAATCGCGCGGGAAAAGCTCGGCATGGCCCGCAAGGACGAAAAGGTTTACAAATTCATCCAGGAGCCAAAATAG
- a CDS encoding DUF502 domain-containing protein: MYRLWHAFRHQLTHSLRQMRTNILAGFLLLLPIFASILILYKLFKLLDSWAYFAVPAAQRVHIVPGMGLVVLLAVAWFTGAVARNFIGRRLMKAGDSLLTKIPFFNKIYGILKQIVDAIASPKKKVFNKVVLIEFPEKGSYCLAFVTARENREISAKTGEKMVGVFLPKVPNPTAGFLIFVPESKLVEVDISVEKAIKLVVSGGVVSAERRQPVEETLEEPLTLASLGRLFRPGKRPPDDPRD; this comes from the coding sequence ATGTACCGGCTCTGGCATGCCTTCCGTCACCAGCTGACGCATTCACTCAGGCAGATGCGCACCAACATCCTTGCGGGATTCCTCTTGCTCCTTCCGATCTTCGCCTCGATTCTTATATTGTACAAGCTGTTCAAGCTGCTCGATTCATGGGCGTATTTCGCGGTTCCCGCGGCGCAGCGGGTGCATATCGTGCCGGGCATGGGCCTTGTGGTGCTCCTCGCGGTTGCGTGGTTCACCGGGGCGGTGGCGCGGAATTTTATCGGCCGGCGGCTGATGAAAGCGGGCGATTCGCTGCTCACCAAGATCCCGTTTTTCAACAAAATCTACGGGATTCTCAAGCAGATCGTTGACGCGATCGCGAGCCCCAAGAAAAAGGTATTCAATAAGGTGGTGCTTATCGAGTTTCCCGAAAAAGGCTCCTATTGCCTCGCGTTTGTCACCGCCAGGGAAAACCGGGAGATTTCCGCGAAAACCGGTGAGAAAATGGTGGGCGTTTTTCTCCCTAAAGTGCCCAACCCCACGGCCGGGTTTCTCATATTTGTCCCTGAATCGAAGCTCGTGGAAGTGGATATCAGCGTCGAGAAGGCCATCAAGCTCGTGGTGTCGGGCGGCGTGGTTTCGGCTGAGCGCCGGCAGCCCGTCGAAGAAACGCTCGAGGAACCGCTCACCCTTGCGTCCCTGGGCAGGCTTTTCAGGCCGGGAAAGCGGCCGCCGGACGATCCGCGCGACTGA
- the recO gene encoding DNA repair protein RecO: MAPHKTRAFILKVNPFRESSSILYLLTEHHGLVHGVAKGVRRKKSGVPNLERGFLVELLLYARPHRELHTLGAVAVLDHYPRLRTDVHKAAVRDTAFEVMLATMSPDAPHPELFSYLSDFMALLETQPCARCFPGMAWRFLYDFSSLMGFGPNIDTCANCGQNIAGKNGAYLIVENGTLLCGACTPQRQKSGAFLPQAALALLADGASSEQFDEVRSLPGAEMRRVNRLLAAYCQYHFQRASGFKSVDFLDSLAETPALQNERSNNQ; encoded by the coding sequence ATGGCACCCCACAAGACAAGAGCGTTCATTCTCAAAGTAAATCCTTTCCGCGAGTCAAGCAGCATCCTGTACCTTCTCACCGAGCACCACGGTCTTGTGCACGGCGTCGCAAAAGGCGTACGGCGGAAAAAGAGCGGGGTCCCGAACCTCGAACGCGGGTTTTTAGTTGAGCTGCTGCTGTATGCGAGGCCGCACCGGGAGCTTCACACGCTCGGGGCCGTCGCCGTTCTCGACCATTATCCGCGGCTGCGCACCGACGTGCATAAGGCCGCGGTCCGCGACACCGCCTTTGAGGTGATGCTCGCGACCATGTCGCCGGATGCGCCGCACCCGGAGTTGTTTTCGTACCTGTCTGACTTTATGGCGCTTCTCGAAACGCAACCGTGCGCCCGCTGCTTTCCCGGCATGGCCTGGCGCTTCCTGTACGATTTTTCCTCGCTCATGGGCTTCGGGCCGAATATTGACACATGCGCAAATTGCGGACAAAACATTGCCGGGAAAAACGGCGCTTACCTGATCGTGGAAAACGGCACGCTATTGTGCGGCGCTTGCACGCCGCAGCGCCAGAAAAGCGGCGCGTTCCTGCCGCAGGCGGCGCTGGCCCTGCTCGCGGACGGCGCATCATCCGAGCAATTCGACGAAGTTCGGAGCCTGCCCGGTGCCGAGATGCGGCGCGTGAACCGGCTGCTGGCCGCCTACTGCCAGTACCATTTCCAGCGCGCCTCCGGTTTCAAATCGGTGGATTTTCTCGACAGCCTTGCAGAAACGCCGGCGCTTCAAAACGAGAGAAGCAACAATCAATGA
- a CDS encoding GatB/YqeY domain-containing protein, protein MPSSILETLLADIKAAMKSQEKEKLLALRTLHSEIKNLELMERKELDDGNVAGVIAKAIKQRMESIEQYKTAGRTDLVEKEQAQADLYKKYLPGQLTKEEIEGIIDRAVAEAGAQGKADMGRVMKIVMPQVKGRADGKTVNETVARKLGKPSA, encoded by the coding sequence ATGCCGTCATCAATTCTCGAAACGCTGCTTGCCGACATCAAGGCCGCCATGAAGTCGCAGGAAAAGGAAAAACTGCTCGCGTTGCGCACCCTGCATTCCGAAATCAAGAACCTCGAGCTCATGGAACGGAAGGAGCTCGACGACGGAAACGTTGCGGGCGTTATCGCCAAGGCGATCAAGCAGCGCATGGAATCAATAGAGCAATACAAGACCGCCGGCAGAACCGATTTGGTTGAAAAGGAACAAGCGCAGGCGGACCTTTACAAAAAGTACCTGCCGGGCCAACTGACAAAAGAAGAGATCGAAGGCATCATTGACCGCGCGGTCGCCGAGGCCGGCGCCCAGGGAAAGGCTGACATGGGAAGGGTCATGAAGATCGTGATGCCGCAGGTCAAGGGCAGGGCCGACGGGAAAACGGTGAATGAAACGGTGGCGCGGAAGCTGGGCAAGCCCTCGGCATGA
- a CDS encoding glycosyltransferase produces the protein MKPALSLIIAVYKRPDFLEKIFASLCRQTFRDFEVLVADDGSGPDIADTVKKWRKKSSLAVRHAWHEDEGFRKTVIVNAAAAQAQAEYLVFIDGDCVLHHRFLERHHDHKRRGAVLAGRRVMLDEDITNTISVDDIKSGKIEKAPFWWNHCPRDQRKHGIYIPGSFLLENIFGKRYWIVGSNFSVHASDFASVNGYDEAITGRGVEDINLTERFRLKGVRVMTITREALQYHFFHRSDPMPHDIEAYKRFCTPTNFWAEKGLEGHL, from the coding sequence ATGAAACCCGCGCTGTCGCTCATCATCGCGGTGTACAAGCGCCCGGACTTTCTCGAAAAAATTTTCGCGAGCCTTTGCCGCCAGACCTTTCGCGACTTCGAGGTGCTTGTCGCCGACGACGGCTCTGGCCCGGACATCGCGGATACTGTAAAGAAATGGCGGAAGAAATCCAGCCTTGCGGTGCGGCATGCGTGGCATGAAGATGAGGGGTTCAGAAAGACCGTGATCGTCAATGCCGCGGCCGCGCAGGCGCAGGCCGAATATCTGGTGTTCATCGATGGCGACTGTGTGCTGCATCACAGGTTCCTCGAACGTCATCACGACCACAAGCGCCGGGGGGCCGTGCTTGCGGGCCGCAGGGTGATGCTGGACGAGGACATTACAAATACGATATCGGTTGACGATATAAAATCGGGAAAAATAGAAAAGGCCCCGTTCTGGTGGAACCACTGCCCTCGGGATCAGCGAAAGCACGGCATATATATCCCCGGCTCTTTCTTGCTCGAAAACATATTTGGGAAGCGGTACTGGATCGTCGGCAGCAATTTTTCAGTGCACGCGTCGGATTTCGCCTCTGTCAACGGCTATGACGAAGCCATCACGGGCAGGGGCGTTGAGGACATCAATCTTACGGAGCGCTTCAGGCTGAAGGGCGTGCGCGTCATGACCATCACGCGCGAGGCGCTGCAGTATCATTTTTTCCACAGGTCCGATCCCATGCCCCACGACATCGAGGCGTATAAACGGTTCTGCACCCCAACCAATTTTTGGGCCGAAAAGGGGCTTGAGGGGCACCTATGA